Proteins from a single region of Ailuropoda melanoleuca isolate Jingjing chromosome 15, ASM200744v2, whole genome shotgun sequence:
- the C15H22orf23 gene encoding UPF0193 protein EVG1: MASQERVEAVTKGTGFWRCPKSATYTPGTCELLRVMMKESKLTNFQQRHIMDNVKRGNTLPLQCSPTSSQRASPSKQPAAAIYLPPILAARPHLRPASLCQANGAYSREPFKPQATRDLEKEKRRLQNIFATGKDSEERKRKPPPVQQEASAPELDRFEELVKEIQERKEFLADMEALGQRRQYQGLILAEISQKLREMEAIDHKKSEDLRKALATP; the protein is encoded by the exons ATGGCTTCCCAGGAAAGGGTGGAGGCAGTGACCAAAGGAACAGGGTTCTGGCGCTGCCCCAAATCGGCCACTTACACCCCAGGGACCTGCGAGCTGCTCAGAG TGATGATGAAGGAATCCAAACTGACTAACTTCCAACAGCGCCACATCATGGACAACGTGAAAA GAGGAAACACTCTGCCCCTACAGTGCAGCCCAACATCCAGCCAGAGGGCGTCGCCTTCCAAACAGCCAGCCGCAGCCATCTACCTGCCTCCCATCCTGGCGGCCCGGCCCCACCTGCGGCCTGCCAGCTTGTGCCAAGCCAACGGGGCCTACAGCCGGGAACCATTCAAGCCTCAAGCCACCC GAGATCTGGAGAAAGAGAAGCGAAGACTCCAAAATATTTTTGCCACTGGGAAGGACTCAGAGGAACGGAAAAGAAAGCCCCCTCCAGTGCAACAGGAGGCCTCAGCCCCCGAGCTGGACCGCTTTGAAGAAT TGGTAAAGGAAATCCAGGAGAGGAAGGAATTCCTGGCTGATATGGAGGCGCTGGGACAGCGCAGACAGTACCAAGGGCTCATCCTTGCTGAGATCTCCCAG AAACTACGGGAAATGGAAGCCATTGACCACAAGAAGAGTGAGGACCTTAGGAAGGCTCTTGCCACCCCTTGA